Proteins from a single region of Desulfobacter postgatei 2ac9:
- a CDS encoding sigma-54 interaction domain-containing protein, with protein sequence MNNEKDKLSQENYELFRELDPDLLQKKFLNALLKIQNVRRGSIWIKRGRTYVCVEAAGIDSENIVGVTLDAGSPSIVGWVIENGKMTIAQAGSDRRHNREVEAHFAIKSSQILCFPLFIDGQVFGAVQIIDTNPDSIHLNLDSSYLSHFQNLLEICSIALGNALCYAREQKKNRRLSSVLSRVEKENTIIGQSKAFHKSMDLVKSYADTDFNVLITGESGTGKELVAERLHTGSARADYPFLVQNCSAIPETLLESELFGYKKGAFTGATRDRAGLFEAADGGTVFLDEIGDMPMGTQAGLLRVLQKNEIKPLGATQVRYINIRIIAATNKDLAGMIQENRFRQDLYYRLSVLPIHLPPLRERREDIPLLVRHFLNVEGRKTNISEKKISPEAIHHLVAYTWPGNIRELENLIRYLMVTTQNEIIKPDDLPERILKINPDGVKESTAPRNTDPQTNETQYLRDISIMTWPDLEKAYVMALMEKFNWNITWAAKASGINRSTFASRMRKLDIHRGTGESPDSTTMG encoded by the coding sequence ATGAACAATGAAAAAGACAAATTATCCCAGGAAAATTATGAGCTGTTCAGGGAGCTGGACCCGGACCTTCTCCAAAAAAAATTTCTCAATGCCCTGCTGAAAATCCAGAATGTCAGGCGTGGATCAATCTGGATCAAACGGGGCCGGACCTATGTTTGTGTTGAGGCCGCCGGCATTGACAGCGAAAATATTGTGGGGGTTACCCTGGATGCAGGCTCACCCTCCATTGTGGGGTGGGTAATTGAAAACGGCAAGATGACCATTGCCCAAGCGGGCTCTGATCGCCGTCACAACCGGGAGGTGGAAGCACATTTCGCCATCAAAAGCAGCCAGATCCTCTGTTTTCCTTTATTCATAGACGGACAGGTCTTTGGGGCGGTACAGATTATTGACACCAACCCTGACAGTATTCACCTCAATCTGGATTCTTCCTACCTTTCCCATTTCCAAAACCTGCTTGAAATCTGTTCCATCGCCCTGGGCAACGCCCTATGTTATGCCAGGGAGCAGAAAAAGAATCGCAGACTCTCATCGGTCCTGTCCAGGGTTGAAAAAGAAAATACCATTATCGGCCAGAGCAAGGCCTTTCACAAAAGCATGGATCTTGTCAAAAGCTATGCAGATACCGACTTCAATGTGCTGATAACGGGCGAAAGCGGCACAGGCAAGGAGCTTGTGGCAGAACGCCTTCACACGGGCAGTGCCAGAGCGGATTATCCTTTCCTGGTCCAGAACTGTTCGGCCATCCCCGAAACCCTTTTGGAAAGCGAATTGTTCGGGTATAAAAAAGGCGCCTTTACCGGTGCAACCCGGGACCGGGCAGGATTGTTTGAGGCCGCTGACGGCGGCACGGTGTTTCTGGACGAAATCGGAGACATGCCCATGGGCACTCAGGCCGGGCTTCTTCGGGTATTGCAGAAAAATGAGATCAAACCATTAGGCGCCACCCAGGTCCGGTACATCAATATCAGAATCATTGCAGCCACCAATAAGGACCTTGCCGGGATGATCCAAGAAAACCGGTTCAGACAGGATCTGTATTACCGCCTTTCCGTACTGCCGATTCACCTGCCGCCATTGCGGGAACGAAGGGAAGATATTCCGTTGCTGGTCCGGCATTTTTTAAACGTGGAAGGTCGGAAAACAAACATTTCCGAAAAAAAAATCTCCCCTGAAGCCATACACCATCTGGTGGCTTATACATGGCCGGGCAATATCCGGGAACTGGAAAACCTTATCCGGTATTTGATGGTTACAACCCAAAACGAAATTATAAAACCGGATGATCTTCCCGAACGTATTCTTAAAATCAACCCGGATGGGGTCAAAGAAAGCACAGCGCCAAGAAACACAGATCCCCAAACAAATGAGACACAATACCTGCGCGATATTTCCATCATGACCTGGCCGGATCTTGAAAAGGCCTATGTCATGGCGCTCATGGAAAAATTTAACTGGAATATCACCTGGGCGGCAAAGGCGTCAGGTATCAACCGCTCAACCTTTGCCTCGCGCATGCGCAAACTCGACATTCACCGGGGCACAGGAGAATCACCGGATTCAACCACCATGGGCTGA
- a CDS encoding MFS transporter, protein MKPGESLNGSSERILKIQYFIYFGVMGIFLPYFNLYCHHLGFTSFEIGSLSALRTAITIVFSIVWSIVADRYAWRKPIYVLFNFLSAAIWVFFLYINNFSGMLIVTIFHTIFFAPLIAFIEAFAMDELGSGSGDKNRYGRIRAWGSVSFILVVFSLGKVSDLFSINTIVPLILAGYTLQAIFSIPMPKAKAREEQFHAGVRELLNARTLTFLTCSFLMIFSHGTYYGFYSIYLEELGYGPFFIGSTWAVASIAEIVIMINSGRILKYITLENVIFFSCLAASARWCLLWRAVTVTEIMIAQVLHAFTYGTFHVASILYMDRLSTGQTRTLGQAANNAVSYGLGMMAGFLLNGYLYEAYGARLFLMSASVSLAGAVVFRFLSR, encoded by the coding sequence ATGAAACCCGGGGAGAGTTTAAACGGATCTTCAGAGCGCATACTGAAAATCCAGTATTTTATCTATTTCGGGGTAATGGGGATTTTTCTGCCTTATTTTAACCTCTATTGCCATCATCTGGGTTTCACCAGTTTTGAAATCGGTTCCCTGTCTGCCCTGAGGACCGCCATTACCATTGTCTTTTCAATAGTGTGGAGTATTGTTGCCGACCGGTATGCCTGGCGAAAACCGATTTATGTTCTATTCAATTTCCTCAGTGCCGCAATCTGGGTCTTCTTTCTCTATATCAATAATTTTTCGGGCATGCTCATTGTGACCATTTTTCATACTATTTTCTTTGCCCCGCTCATTGCATTTATAGAAGCCTTTGCAATGGATGAACTGGGTAGTGGGAGTGGTGACAAGAACAGATATGGCCGGATTCGCGCCTGGGGATCGGTGAGTTTTATCCTTGTTGTGTTCAGTCTGGGCAAGGTTTCCGATCTTTTCAGCATCAATACTATTGTTCCTCTCATTCTGGCCGGTTACACGCTTCAGGCGATCTTCTCGATTCCCATGCCCAAGGCGAAAGCAAGGGAGGAACAATTTCACGCCGGAGTCAGAGAACTCCTCAATGCCCGGACCCTGACTTTTCTCACCTGCTCGTTTCTGATGATTTTCAGCCATGGGACCTATTATGGATTTTATTCCATCTATCTGGAGGAGTTGGGTTATGGCCCTTTTTTTATAGGGTCGACCTGGGCTGTGGCCTCCATCGCCGAGATCGTTATTATGATCAACTCCGGCAGGATTTTAAAATATATCACCCTTGAAAATGTGATCTTCTTTTCTTGTTTGGCTGCTTCAGCCAGGTGGTGCCTTTTATGGCGTGCGGTCACAGTGACTGAAATCATGATCGCTCAGGTGCTGCATGCATTTACCTACGGGACATTTCATGTGGCCTCCATCCTGTATATGGATCGGCTTTCAACCGGACAGACGCGTACCCTGGGGCAGGCTGCCAACAATGCCGTCTCGTACGGCCTCGGCATGATGGCCGGTTTTCTGCTGAACGGCTATTTGTACGAGGCATATGGCGCCCGTCTCTTTTTAATGAGCGCATCTGTGTCGCTTGCCGGTGCGGTTGTATTTAGATTCTTGAGCCGTTGA
- the radA gene encoding DNA repair protein RadA, with protein MTKKKDKTIFRCKTCGTQTPKWMGQCPDCGDWDSLVEETLVVRIPGVAGAGRPAIAARPVPIESVEPSMSLRMCTGINEFDRVLGGGIVSGSLVLIGGDPGIGKSTLMLQVLSTLAKAGKKCLYVSGEESIGQLSMRGKRLGSLGRSLFVVSETDLEAILAMAEKDDYDAMVVDSIQTVFHPQVTSTPGSITQIREASMQFMRLSKTVGLPIFLVGHVTKGGAIAGPRIMEHMVDTVLYFEGDKNHIFRILRAVKNRFGSTNEIGVFEMRDQGLTQVPNPSAVFLSERALVAPGSVVTASMEGSRPILVEIQGLVSTSGLGTPRRTVLGLDSNRVALIVAVMEKRLGMNLAGLDIFMNVTGGVRITEPSADLAIAAALASSFLDRPVHKETTLIGEIGLTGEIRAVSHAQARIKEAAKMGFTRCLVPTATMKQLSKIKGMAIESVSFLRDAVEVLFEG; from the coding sequence GTGACAAAAAAGAAAGATAAAACCATATTCCGCTGTAAAACCTGCGGTACACAGACACCTAAATGGATGGGCCAGTGCCCGGACTGTGGCGATTGGGACAGCCTTGTTGAAGAGACCCTGGTGGTCCGGATCCCAGGTGTGGCAGGTGCTGGCCGGCCGGCCATTGCAGCCAGACCCGTACCTATTGAATCCGTGGAACCCTCCATGTCCCTGCGTATGTGTACCGGCATCAATGAATTTGACCGGGTCCTGGGCGGCGGTATTGTAAGCGGCTCCCTGGTACTTATCGGCGGAGACCCCGGGATCGGTAAATCCACGCTCATGCTCCAGGTGTTGTCCACCCTGGCAAAGGCCGGGAAAAAATGCCTGTATGTATCCGGCGAAGAATCCATAGGCCAACTTTCCATGCGGGGAAAACGTCTGGGATCTTTGGGCCGTTCTTTGTTTGTGGTATCTGAAACCGATCTTGAGGCGATTCTTGCCATGGCGGAAAAAGATGACTATGACGCCATGGTTGTGGATTCGATTCAAACCGTATTCCACCCCCAGGTGACATCCACACCGGGCAGCATAACCCAGATCAGGGAAGCATCCATGCAGTTCATGCGCCTGTCCAAAACAGTGGGCCTTCCCATTTTTCTTGTGGGACACGTCACCAAGGGCGGCGCCATTGCAGGCCCAAGAATCATGGAGCACATGGTGGACACAGTGCTCTATTTTGAAGGGGATAAAAACCATATTTTTCGAATTCTCCGGGCCGTAAAAAACCGTTTTGGGTCCACCAATGAGATCGGGGTGTTTGAAATGCGGGATCAGGGACTGACCCAGGTGCCTAATCCATCGGCCGTGTTTTTGTCTGAACGGGCTTTGGTGGCCCCGGGATCGGTGGTTACGGCCAGTATGGAAGGGTCCCGCCCGATTCTGGTGGAAATTCAGGGCCTGGTCTCTACGTCCGGGCTGGGTACACCCCGGCGTACGGTTCTAGGGCTGGACAGCAACCGTGTAGCCCTGATTGTGGCGGTGATGGAAAAACGCCTGGGAATGAATCTGGCCGGCCTGGATATTTTCATGAATGTTACGGGGGGGGTCCGCATCACCGAGCCCTCGGCTGATCTTGCCATTGCGGCCGCGCTTGCCTCAAGCTTTCTGGATCGTCCCGTGCACAAGGAGACAACCCTGATCGGTGAGATCGGCCTTACCGGCGAGATACGGGCGGTCAGTCATGCCCAGGCCAGGATCAAAGAAGCCGCCAAAATGGGATTTACAAGATGCCTTGTGCCCACGGCCACCATGAAACAATTATCAAAAATCAAAGGCATGGCCATTGAAAGTGTCAGTTTTTTAAGGGATGCCGTGGAGGTTTTGTTTGAAGGGTAA
- a CDS encoding RlmE family RNA methyltransferase, whose translation MKGKKKPAGKGGTSGQWADHLTQKAKSMGYPARSVFKLEDIQNKFQIIKKGDIVLDLGCSPGSWTLYAAKLVGDQGRVFGIDLKAVETNLPANALTIQDDILSPEHPAFIEPHTGKFNAVISDMAPATTGRKDVDAIRSLELCRMALDTALKNLAFQGNFVCKIFQGNDFKTFEQEVKAAFKECRVFKPESCRKQSKEIYIIAKAKIK comes from the coding sequence TTGAAGGGTAAAAAAAAGCCGGCAGGAAAAGGCGGCACGAGCGGCCAGTGGGCGGATCATCTCACACAAAAGGCCAAATCCATGGGATATCCTGCCCGATCCGTGTTTAAGCTTGAAGATATTCAGAACAAATTTCAGATTATCAAAAAAGGGGACATTGTTCTTGATCTTGGCTGCTCACCAGGGTCCTGGACACTTTATGCGGCAAAACTTGTGGGGGATCAGGGCCGTGTGTTCGGAATTGATTTAAAAGCGGTTGAAACAAATCTGCCGGCCAATGCGTTAACCATCCAGGATGACATCCTTAGCCCTGAGCACCCGGCCTTTATTGAGCCCCATACAGGTAAATTTAACGCCGTAATCAGCGACATGGCCCCGGCCACCACAGGCAGAAAAGATGTGGATGCCATCCGGTCTCTTGAACTGTGCCGCATGGCCCTTGACACGGCCTTGAAAAATTTGGCTTTTCAGGGTAATTTTGTGTGCAAAATCTTCCAGGGAAATGACTTCAAAACGTTTGAGCAAGAAGTGAAGGCCGCGTTTAAGGAGTGCCGGGTATTTAAGCCCGAAAGCTGTAGAAAACAAAGCAAAGAAATTTATATCATAGCAAAAGCAAAGATAAAATAA
- a CDS encoding YebC/PmpR family DNA-binding transcriptional regulator: MSGHSKWSTIKHKKGAADKKRAKVFTKLIKEITVAARMGGGDPGANPRLRRAIDSAKTQNMPKDNVDRAIKKGTGDMDGVNYEEIIYEGYGPGGVAVMVECLTDNKNRTIADVRYIFNKAGGNVGTDGCVAWMFDKKGVITISKEHADEETLMEVALEAGAEDIKDEGETFDVLTAPEDFDAVKDAIDGAQIPCEVAEISMVPQNTTAVSGKEAEQMVRFMEALDDNDDVQNFYTNADIPDEAFDAM, from the coding sequence ATGTCAGGACATAGCAAATGGTCGACCATCAAACATAAGAAAGGTGCGGCCGACAAAAAGCGGGCAAAGGTCTTTACCAAGCTGATTAAGGAAATTACGGTGGCTGCCCGCATGGGCGGGGGTGACCCCGGGGCCAATCCCCGGCTGCGCCGTGCCATTGACTCGGCCAAAACCCAGAACATGCCCAAGGACAATGTGGACCGGGCCATTAAAAAGGGTACCGGCGACATGGACGGCGTCAATTACGAGGAGATCATCTATGAAGGATACGGGCCCGGCGGCGTGGCGGTGATGGTGGAATGCCTCACGGACAACAAAAACCGGACCATTGCCGATGTCAGGTATATTTTTAACAAAGCCGGCGGCAATGTGGGTACGGACGGTTGCGTGGCCTGGATGTTTGATAAAAAGGGCGTGATTACCATTTCCAAAGAACATGCAGACGAAGAGACCCTCATGGAAGTAGCCCTTGAAGCCGGGGCTGAAGATATCAAGGACGAAGGAGAGACCTTTGACGTACTCACCGCACCCGAAGATTTTGATGCGGTCAAGGATGCCATTGACGGTGCACAGATTCCCTGCGAGGTGGCTGAAATCTCCATGGTTCCCCAGAACACCACAGCGGTATCAGGCAAAGAAGCAGAGCAGATGGTCAGATTTATGGAAGCCCTGGACGACAACGATGATGTCCAGAATTTTTATACCAACGCCGATATCCCGGATGAGGCTTTTGACGCCATGTAA
- a CDS encoding ferritin family protein: MFTLNDLFDIAIKMEENGRSVYLNALKQTHNREIESLVQWMADEEKRHKSWFQEQKGRLSAGSRDLDVMLPGVIKEMMGDNSLSLSELDFSKITTPVKMLETFIMFENDTILFYQFLEAFVESESVKDGLHEIIAEETAHVDKISEMIQSFKAAGEL, translated from the coding sequence ATGTTTACCCTCAATGATTTGTTCGATATTGCCATAAAAATGGAAGAAAACGGCCGATCTGTCTATCTGAACGCCCTCAAGCAGACCCACAACAGGGAGATTGAAAGTCTTGTTCAGTGGATGGCCGATGAAGAAAAACGACACAAATCCTGGTTTCAAGAACAGAAAGGCCGTCTTTCTGCAGGCAGCAGGGACCTGGATGTCATGCTTCCCGGGGTGATTAAAGAGATGATGGGGGACAACAGCCTCTCTTTGAGTGAGCTGGATTTTTCAAAAATCACTACACCTGTGAAGATGCTTGAAACATTCATCATGTTTGAAAATGACACGATTCTGTTTTATCAATTTCTTGAGGCCTTTGTGGAATCAGAATCCGTTAAGGATGGACTTCACGAGATCATAGCTGAAGAAACCGCCCATGTAGACAAGATATCCGAGATGATTCAGTCTTTTAAGGCTGCAGGGGAGCTGTAG
- a CDS encoding protein adenylyltransferase SelO produces the protein MSLSKPSAQQRISTFDEFVRLADYSLMDTLNADPDATGDGNDHRARQVFSGHFVPVTPTPLPDPEYVTHSSTFFNELGLSDELVNDPKFCQVFSGDISAAHKPMRKIGWAVGYALSIYGTEYTHQCPFGTGNGYGDGRAISVFEGVFKGQRWEMQLKGGGTTPYCRDADGRAVLRSSVREFLAQEYMHALGVPTTRSLTLYVSKSETVARPWYSQDSYSTDPDIMVDNPVAISTRVAPSFLRVGQLELFARRVRGNTHPRALEELRMIVSHLIDREYQNDINQDLVFADQVVELAKLFRRRLTSLVANWQRIGYCQGNYNSDNCATGGFTLDYGPFGFCEIFDPGFQPWTGGGEHFSFFNQPTAAEANYHMFWTAVRPLLAKDAEALKQLDQIRHGFAEAMQKQIQKMWAAKLGLTDYHPKIVQGLMQLLTKSEVDYTIFFRELSHVPENISALKKSFYRKNSQQLDEQWQSWLKNWHDLVIKGGHLAEISAKMKQINPKYAWREWLIVPAYQQATRGDYTLVRELQEVLSSPYDEQSQRVEDKYYRLKPEAFFNVGGVSHYSCSS, from the coding sequence ATGTCATTGTCTAAACCGTCTGCTCAGCAGCGCATATCGACTTTCGATGAGTTTGTGAGATTAGCTGATTATTCTTTAATGGATACCTTAAATGCCGATCCCGATGCCACTGGAGATGGTAACGACCACCGTGCCCGTCAGGTTTTTTCCGGTCACTTCGTACCGGTTACTCCCACGCCGCTTCCAGACCCGGAATATGTAACCCATAGCAGCACTTTTTTTAATGAACTTGGGTTGAGCGACGAGTTGGTAAATGATCCAAAATTTTGCCAGGTATTTTCTGGTGATATCTCAGCAGCGCACAAGCCTATGCGTAAAATTGGCTGGGCCGTTGGCTATGCCCTGTCAATTTACGGCACCGAATATACCCACCAATGTCCATTTGGAACCGGCAATGGTTATGGCGATGGTCGGGCGATATCAGTATTTGAAGGGGTATTCAAAGGACAGCGTTGGGAAATGCAACTAAAGGGTGGCGGTACAACGCCTTATTGCCGTGATGCCGACGGGCGTGCAGTTCTTCGTTCAAGTGTGCGTGAGTTTCTCGCGCAAGAGTATATGCACGCCCTGGGGGTTCCCACAACGAGATCTCTAACCCTATATGTATCTAAATCTGAGACCGTTGCCCGGCCCTGGTACTCCCAAGACTCTTATTCCACCGATCCTGATATTATGGTGGATAATCCTGTGGCGATTTCAACTCGCGTTGCACCATCTTTTTTGCGCGTTGGTCAGTTAGAGTTATTTGCCCGCCGGGTTCGCGGCAATACTCATCCAAGAGCCTTAGAAGAGTTGCGCATGATTGTGTCGCATTTAATTGACCGAGAATACCAAAACGATATTAATCAAGACCTTGTTTTTGCGGATCAAGTGGTTGAGTTGGCAAAGCTTTTTCGCCGGCGGCTTACGTCACTAGTGGCCAATTGGCAGCGTATTGGATACTGCCAGGGTAATTATAACAGTGACAACTGCGCCACAGGCGGCTTTACCCTCGACTATGGACCATTTGGATTCTGTGAAATTTTCGACCCTGGGTTTCAGCCATGGACTGGCGGCGGCGAACACTTTTCCTTCTTCAATCAGCCAACCGCAGCAGAAGCCAATTACCACATGTTTTGGACTGCAGTTAGACCGCTGCTTGCTAAAGATGCCGAAGCTTTGAAACAATTGGATCAAATACGTCATGGCTTTGCAGAGGCAATGCAAAAACAAATCCAGAAAATGTGGGCGGCCAAGCTTGGCTTGACAGACTATCACCCAAAGATAGTGCAGGGATTAATGCAGTTACTGACCAAATCAGAGGTGGATTACACCATTTTCTTCCGTGAATTATCCCATGTACCAGAGAATATTTCAGCCTTGAAAAAGAGCTTCTATAGAAAGAACTCACAACAACTCGATGAGCAATGGCAATCTTGGCTGAAAAACTGGCACGACCTCGTTATCAAAGGCGGCCATTTGGCTGAGATATCGGCAAAGATGAAACAGATTAACCCCAAATACGCGTGGCGAGAGTGGTTGATTGTCCCCGCCTATCAACAAGCCACGCGGGGTGACTACACATTAGTAAGAGAGTTGCAAGAAGTTCTTAGCTCTCCATATGATGAGCAATCTCAAAGGGTAGAAGATAAATATTATCGTCTAAAACCTGAGGCGTTTTTTAACGTTGGTGGCGTTTCGCACTATAGCTGTTCATCTTGA
- a CDS encoding alkene reductase, translating to MNSLFNPLTIGALELPNRIVMSPLTRSRAGSERTPNDLMIEYYTQRSSAGLIISEATAVTPMGVGYADTPGIWSEKQVEGWKKITNGVHKAKGRIFLQLWHVGRISDPMFLDGEIPVAPSAVRPKGHVSLVRPEKPYVTPRALQTDEIGSIIEAFRIGAENAKKAGFDGVEIHGANGYLLDQFLQDSTNKRADEYGGSLENRARFMLEVTDAVISVWGADRVGMHLAPRGDVHDMGDSNLLATFTYVAEQLKKRNIAFICAREAMRDDWFAPILKKSFGGVYIANEGFTKETAEDVIVKGKADAVAFGQLFIANPDLPYRFKTGEPLNIPDTSTFYVGADKGYTDYPFAHVNR from the coding sequence ATGAATAGTTTGTTCAATCCTTTAACTATTGGTGCATTAGAGCTGCCAAATCGTATTGTCATGTCCCCGTTGACACGCAGTCGTGCAGGCTCGGAACGTACACCAAATGATTTAATGATAGAATATTATACCCAACGAAGTAGCGCCGGCTTAATTATAAGCGAGGCAACTGCAGTTACTCCAATGGGTGTGGGCTATGCTGATACACCTGGAATCTGGTCTGAGAAACAGGTAGAGGGCTGGAAGAAAATTACCAACGGAGTTCATAAAGCCAAGGGACGTATATTTTTACAATTGTGGCATGTGGGACGAATTTCTGACCCCATGTTCCTCGATGGTGAAATTCCTGTTGCCCCAAGCGCGGTTCGACCAAAAGGTCATGTCAGTTTGGTTCGTCCGGAAAAACCTTATGTTACGCCACGGGCCCTGCAAACAGATGAAATAGGCAGTATTATTGAAGCGTTCCGGATAGGAGCTGAAAATGCTAAAAAGGCTGGATTCGACGGTGTTGAGATACACGGAGCCAACGGTTATCTGCTCGATCAATTCTTGCAGGATAGTACCAACAAGAGAGCCGATGAATATGGGGGAAGTCTGGAAAACCGTGCCAGGTTTATGCTGGAAGTAACCGATGCCGTTATCTCGGTTTGGGGAGCTGATCGTGTCGGTATGCATTTAGCTCCCCGGGGAGATGTCCATGATATGGGAGATTCCAACCTGCTTGCTACGTTTACGTATGTTGCCGAACAGCTAAAAAAACGTAATATCGCTTTTATCTGTGCTCGAGAAGCTATGCGTGATGATTGGTTTGCACCAATATTAAAAAAATCGTTCGGCGGTGTTTACATCGCCAATGAAGGTTTCACAAAAGAAACTGCTGAAGATGTTATTGTAAAAGGAAAAGCAGATGCCGTTGCCTTTGGTCAGCTATTTATTGCCAATCCTGACTTGCCTTATCGATTTAAAACAGGTGAACCGCTTAATATCCCGGATACATCAACATTTTACGTCGGTGCAGATAAAGGTTATACAGATTACCCGTTCGCACATGTAAATCGATGA
- the typA gene encoding translational GTPase TypA, translating to MKKNSAVNDKLRNVAIIAHVDHGKTTLVDAMFKQSGMFREGQEVDDRLMDSMDLERERGITIAAKNCSVTCNGIKINIIDTPGHADFGGEVERALSMADSAILLVDASEGPLPQTRFVLKKTFEAGLPVLVIINKIDRKDARPDEVLDMVYDLFIDLGATDEQLEFTYLYAIGRDGIVKRGLEEEVDNLKVLFDIIINEMPAPSYDPDAPFQMLVSDLGYSDYLGRLAIGKVFNGSAASNASLVCMDENGGQKQLKVSKLQSYEGITLVPVDQADTGDIIVLAGIEDVKIGDTICTRENPLALPRITVDEPTVFMRFTINTSPFAGKDGKNVQSRKIRERLLKETLLNVAIEVEESSDDDSFIVKGRGELQLAILIETMRRENFEVCVGRPKVIYREENGKLLEPIEHLFVDCDENFMGVVTEKLSVRKGKMTNLVNNGKGRVRLEFSIPSRSLIGYRDEFMTDTRGTGILNSYLSGYEAHRGDFPVRYTGSLVCDRQGKAVPYALFNLEPRGRLFITPGTPVYEGMVIGEHNRHSDIDVNACKEKKLTNMRASGKDEATICSPIKPMTLEQAIHFIRDDEMVEVTPLSIRIRKVELNAAKRHILAGKLKKKNTES from the coding sequence ATGAAAAAAAACAGTGCAGTAAATGATAAACTAAGAAATGTTGCCATAATCGCCCATGTTGACCATGGGAAAACCACACTTGTGGATGCCATGTTCAAACAGAGCGGGATGTTCCGGGAAGGCCAGGAAGTGGATGACCGGCTCATGGACTCCATGGACCTGGAGCGGGAGCGGGGCATTACCATTGCCGCCAAAAACTGCTCTGTCACCTGCAACGGCATAAAGATTAATATTATTGACACCCCGGGCCATGCAGATTTCGGCGGTGAGGTAGAGCGGGCCCTTTCCATGGCGGATTCCGCCATTTTGCTGGTGGATGCATCTGAAGGGCCTTTGCCCCAGACCCGATTTGTGCTCAAAAAAACCTTTGAGGCAGGTCTTCCCGTACTTGTCATCATAAACAAGATCGACCGCAAGGATGCCCGGCCCGATGAGGTTCTGGACATGGTCTACGACCTGTTCATTGATCTTGGCGCGACGGATGAACAGCTGGAGTTCACCTACCTATATGCCATTGGCCGCGACGGGATTGTCAAGCGGGGACTGGAAGAAGAGGTGGATAACCTAAAGGTCCTTTTTGATATCATCATCAATGAGATGCCTGCGCCGTCGTATGATCCTGACGCCCCTTTCCAGATGCTGGTGTCAGACCTTGGCTATTCCGATTACCTGGGCCGCCTTGCCATTGGCAAGGTATTCAACGGATCTGCCGCCTCCAACGCGTCTCTGGTGTGCATGGATGAGAACGGCGGCCAGAAACAGCTTAAGGTGTCCAAACTCCAGTCCTATGAAGGCATAACACTGGTGCCGGTGGATCAGGCAGACACCGGAGACATCATCGTGCTGGCAGGCATTGAGGACGTGAAAATCGGCGATACCATATGCACCCGGGAAAATCCACTGGCCCTGCCCAGGATTACAGTGGACGAACCCACGGTGTTCATGCGGTTTACCATTAACACCTCCCCTTTTGCCGGCAAGGATGGCAAAAATGTCCAGTCCAGAAAAATCCGGGAGCGCCTGCTCAAGGAAACCCTGCTCAATGTGGCCATTGAGGTGGAGGAGAGTAGCGATGACGACAGCTTTATTGTCAAGGGACGCGGGGAGCTGCAGCTGGCCATCCTCATTGAGACCATGCGCCGTGAAAATTTTGAAGTGTGCGTAGGCCGCCCCAAGGTCATTTACCGGGAAGAGAACGGGAAGCTCCTGGAGCCCATTGAACATCTGTTTGTGGATTGCGATGAGAATTTCATGGGCGTGGTCACCGAAAAACTGTCCGTAAGAAAGGGCAAGATGACCAACCTGGTGAACAACGGCAAGGGCCGGGTCCGCCTGGAATTCTCTATCCCCTCCCGTTCACTGATCGGGTACCGGGACGAGTTCATGACCGACACCCGGGGCACGGGCATCCTGAACTCCTATCTGTCCGGGTATGAAGCCCATCGCGGGGATTTTCCCGTACGCTACACCGGCTCCCTGGTGTGCGACCGCCAGGGCAAAGCCGTACCCTATGCCCTGTTCAACCTGGAACCCCGGGGCCGTCTTTTCATCACTCCGGGCACCCCGGTTTACGAGGGCATGGTCATTGGTGAACACAACCGTCATTCGGATATTGACGTCAATGCCTGCAAAGAGAAGAAGCTGACCAATATGCGTGCATCCGGAAAAGACGAAGCCACCATCTGCTCCCCTATCAAGCCCATGACCCTTGAACAGGCCATCCATTTTATCAGGGACGATGAAATGGTTGAGGTCACCCCCTTATCCATCCGCATCCGCAAGGTGGAACTTAATGCTGCCAAACGCCATATCCTGGCCGGAAAGCTTAAGAAAAAAAATACGGAGTCCTGA